A genomic window from Crocosphaera sp. UHCC 0190 includes:
- a CDS encoding glycosyltransferase codes for MKITYLINQYPKISHSFIRREILALEALGLPITRFSIRSCVEQVVDEADKKELEKTRVILGVGRLGLIFNLLATAISRPLAFWSMLFLACRIGWKSEKGILYHLAYLAEACVLLRWLSKWDVTHIHSHFGTNATTVAMFCYGLGGPSYSFTVHGPEEFDKVEAIALPEKIKRAAFVVTISSYSRSQLYRWCEFRDWGKIHIIHCGVDDAFFSLPRQPISEEPCFVCVGRLSEQKGQFLLIKAASKLIAQGHKFKVILVGDGDLRKPIEAAITQENLEDVVEITGWATQAQVQNYILQSRAMVLPSFAEGLPVVMMESLALGRPVISTYVAGIPELVIPGKSGWLVPAGSVEGLVEAMKTALETPVSQLEEMGNFGAKLVAQQHNIMKEAQQLIQLFESVH; via the coding sequence ATGAAAATTACTTATTTGATTAATCAATATCCGAAAATTAGTCATAGTTTTATTCGACGGGAGATTCTGGCTTTAGAAGCATTAGGACTTCCGATTACTCGGTTTTCTATTCGTTCCTGCGTGGAACAAGTTGTGGATGAAGCTGATAAAAAAGAACTAGAAAAAACTCGTGTTATTTTAGGGGTTGGTAGACTAGGCTTAATTTTCAACCTATTAGCCACTGCCATTAGTAGGCCTCTAGCTTTTTGGTCAATGCTTTTTTTAGCTTGTCGTATTGGGTGGAAATCTGAAAAGGGAATTCTTTATCATTTAGCTTATTTAGCAGAAGCTTGTGTTTTATTGCGGTGGCTATCCAAGTGGGATGTGACTCATATTCATTCCCATTTTGGCACGAATGCCACTACCGTCGCTATGTTTTGCTATGGGTTAGGGGGGCCATCCTATAGTTTTACCGTACATGGGCCCGAAGAATTTGATAAAGTGGAGGCGATCGCATTACCGGAAAAAATCAAACGGGCAGCTTTTGTCGTGACAATTAGTTCCTATAGTCGCAGTCAATTGTATCGCTGGTGTGAATTTAGGGATTGGGGAAAAATTCACATTATTCATTGTGGGGTAGATGATGCTTTTTTCTCCCTTCCTAGGCAACCGATTTCTGAAGAACCTTGTTTTGTTTGTGTCGGTCGTTTAAGTGAACAAAAGGGACAATTTTTGTTAATTAAGGCAGCAAGCAAATTAATAGCTCAAGGCCATAAATTCAAGGTTATTTTAGTGGGAGATGGGGATTTAAGAAAACCGATTGAAGCCGCAATTACTCAGGAGAATTTAGAGGATGTTGTTGAGATTACGGGATGGGCAACTCAAGCACAAGTGCAAAACTATATCTTACAATCACGGGCGATGGTGTTACCTAGTTTTGCTGAAGGATTACCTGTGGTTATGATGGAAAGTCTGGCATTAGGTCGTCCTGTCATTAGCACTTATGTTGCAGGAATTCCTGAATTAGTGATACCTGGTAAATCAGGATGGTTAGTACCGGCTGGTTCAGTTGAAGGGCTAGTAGAAGCTATGAAAACTGCTTTAGAAACTCCGGTTTCTCAATTAGAGGAAATGGGAAATTTTGGGGCAAAACTTGTGGCTCAACAACATAATATTATGAAAGAAGCCCAACAATTAATACAATTATTTGAGTCTGTTCATTGA
- a CDS encoding glycosyltransferase family 2 protein encodes MFFSLEIGLSLIAVLLLIPCLVLLVECLMSILPLNESLETHLENQPSFKILIPAHNEETVIEETLKSLLLQVNSPDEIIVIADNCTDRTAEIARKFEITVLERQDSEKRGKGYAIDYGIKFLNGKPPEIVIILDADCLMEPQTLGYLVQLSYAQQKPIQSTYLMETDLDPMLRDKISAFAILMKNFVRPYGLARLNSPCLLNGSGMAFPWSIISQVNLANNKTVDDMQLSVDLAIAGYAPSYCPQGKVIGRLMQQDQAQSQRSRWEHGHLSLILSQTPRLLLASLKQRRLDLLALALELSVPPLSLLVMFWGLGMSIMVTAGLLGISWLPSILLGIGGICLITAIVTGWAKFGREEISGWALISIPFYLLWKIPLYVTFLVRPQSKWVKTERD; translated from the coding sequence ATGTTTTTTAGTTTAGAAATTGGATTGTCGTTGATCGCCGTTCTTCTTCTGATTCCTTGCTTAGTTTTATTGGTCGAATGTTTAATGTCTATTTTGCCTTTGAATGAATCTCTAGAAACTCACTTAGAAAATCAGCCCAGTTTTAAAATTTTAATCCCTGCTCACAATGAAGAAACTGTTATTGAAGAAACACTAAAATCCTTATTACTTCAAGTTAATTCTCCTGACGAGATTATTGTTATTGCTGATAACTGTACTGATCGAACGGCAGAGATCGCCCGAAAATTTGAAATTACTGTTCTCGAACGCCAAGATTCTGAAAAACGTGGTAAAGGCTATGCCATAGATTACGGTATCAAATTTCTCAATGGGAAACCTCCTGAAATTGTTATCATTCTTGATGCGGATTGTTTAATGGAACCCCAAACCCTTGGGTATCTTGTTCAATTATCTTACGCTCAGCAAAAACCGATTCAAAGCACTTATTTGATGGAAACAGATCTTGATCCTATGCTCAGGGATAAAATTTCTGCTTTTGCTATTCTGATGAAAAACTTTGTTCGCCCTTATGGTTTAGCACGATTGAATAGTCCTTGTCTCCTCAATGGCTCAGGAATGGCATTTCCCTGGTCGATTATCAGTCAGGTTAATCTGGCGAATAATAAAACTGTTGATGATATGCAGTTATCAGTTGACCTCGCTATCGCTGGATATGCCCCATCTTATTGTCCCCAAGGAAAAGTGATTGGACGATTAATGCAGCAAGATCAGGCACAAAGTCAGCGATCTCGTTGGGAACATGGTCATTTATCTTTAATTTTGAGTCAAACTCCTCGTTTGTTACTAGCATCTTTGAAACAAAGACGTTTAGATTTGTTGGCATTAGCTTTAGAGTTAAGTGTTCCTCCTTTATCTTTATTAGTTATGTTTTGGGGCCTAGGAATGAGCATCATGGTAACGGCAGGATTATTAGGAATTTCTTGGTTACCTAGTATTCTTCTCGGTATAGGCGGCATCTGTTTAATAACAGCAATTGTAACTGGCTGGGCCAAATTTGGCCGGGAAGAAATTTCTGGATGGGCTTTAATTTCTATCCCTTTTTACTTACTTTGGAAAATCCCCCTTTATGTTACTTTTTTAGTTCGTCCTCAATCAAAATGGGTGAAAACAGAAAGAGATTAA
- a CDS encoding AarF/ABC1/UbiB kinase family protein encodes MPQSTLSPDLQNPDLITIDAQPIHIPAGHTEDLGPISDTSPESWQYNPEVINQYYRQRLLQVLGRLISVFILFFRFALGLWWDKMRGRNPKQERNRAIHLREMLTELGPTYIKVGQALSTRPDLVPPVYLDELTTLQDQLPSFPNKIAHRFIQEELGEHPDEIYAELSEKPIAAASLGQVYRGRLKTGEQVAVKVQRPDLIKRITLDIYILRNLSAWLQKTFSFIRSDLVAITDELAGRIFEEINYVQEGKNAEEFAELYGHLPEIYIPKIYWDYTGRRVLTMEWIEGIKLTNIQAIQAQGIDATHLVEVGVNCSLRQLLEHGFFHADPHPGNLLAMKDGKLAYLDFGMMSRIKPYQRYGLIEAVVHLVNRDFDSLAYDYVKLDFLKPDTDLTPIIPALTEVFGNALGSSVAELNFKSITDQMSDMMYEFPFKVPAYYALILRSMVTLEGIAIGINPDFKVLSKAYPYVAKRLLTDPSPELRASLKDLLFKEGSFRWNRLENLMRNAKDSQDYDIDKVLDQATEFLFSQRGEFIRERLVNEIINVLDIFGRRTWFNLSAMVREQVGLAVQETPQDLRENAQTAEHLQNILKILQDTPGFDPMRLVPVAAKLIVKPETQHMGQKIAEGLMQKLVARLIRNLLLELDQPKGKDLPVKNTQKALPVSL; translated from the coding sequence ATGCCTCAATCCACCCTATCCCCAGATCTTCAAAATCCTGATTTAATTACGATTGACGCGCAACCCATCCACATTCCCGCAGGACACACAGAAGATTTAGGGCCCATTAGTGATACCTCTCCTGAAAGCTGGCAGTACAATCCAGAAGTCATTAATCAATATTATCGTCAACGTCTTCTACAAGTTCTGGGCCGCTTAATCAGTGTTTTTATCTTGTTTTTTCGCTTTGCTTTGGGGTTGTGGTGGGATAAAATGAGAGGCAGAAATCCCAAACAAGAGCGAAACCGCGCCATTCATCTACGGGAAATGTTAACAGAATTAGGGCCCACCTATATTAAAGTCGGACAGGCCCTCTCGACAAGACCCGATTTAGTTCCCCCCGTCTATCTTGACGAATTAACTACCCTACAAGATCAATTACCTTCTTTTCCTAACAAGATTGCCCATCGTTTCATCCAAGAAGAATTAGGGGAACATCCTGACGAAATTTATGCTGAACTTTCAGAAAAACCCATTGCTGCTGCTTCTCTCGGACAAGTTTATAGAGGAAGATTAAAAACAGGGGAACAAGTTGCCGTGAAAGTGCAACGTCCTGATTTAATTAAAAGGATTACATTAGATATTTATATTCTGCGGAATTTATCAGCTTGGTTGCAAAAAACTTTTTCCTTTATTCGTTCCGATTTAGTAGCGATTACTGATGAATTAGCGGGACGAATTTTTGAGGAAATTAATTATGTTCAAGAAGGCAAAAATGCAGAAGAATTTGCAGAACTCTATGGACATTTACCAGAAATTTATATCCCAAAAATCTATTGGGACTACACAGGTAGGCGCGTTCTGACGATGGAATGGATAGAAGGAATAAAATTAACCAATATTCAAGCTATTCAAGCCCAAGGAATTGATGCTACCCATTTAGTTGAAGTCGGTGTTAATTGTTCCTTACGTCAATTATTAGAGCATGGTTTCTTTCATGCTGATCCCCATCCTGGTAATTTATTAGCCATGAAAGATGGCAAACTTGCTTATCTTGATTTTGGCATGATGAGTCGTATTAAACCTTATCAACGCTATGGACTCATTGAAGCAGTCGTTCATTTAGTTAATCGAGATTTCGATTCTTTAGCTTATGATTATGTTAAACTCGATTTTCTCAAACCTGATACAGATTTAACTCCGATTATTCCTGCTTTAACGGAAGTCTTTGGCAATGCTTTGGGGTCAAGTGTAGCTGAATTAAACTTTAAAAGTATTACGGATCAAATGTCAGATATGATGTATGAGTTCCCTTTTAAAGTTCCTGCCTATTATGCTCTAATTCTTCGCTCAATGGTTACATTAGAGGGGATTGCGATCGGCATCAACCCCGATTTTAAAGTGTTAAGTAAAGCCTATCCTTATGTGGCAAAACGCTTATTAACTGATCCCTCTCCTGAATTACGCGCTTCTTTAAAAGATTTGTTATTTAAAGAAGGAAGCTTTCGCTGGAATCGCTTAGAAAATTTAATGAGAAATGCTAAAGATTCTCAAGACTATGATATTGATAAAGTTCTCGATCAAGCTACCGAATTTCTCTTTTCTCAACGGGGTGAATTTATTCGAGAAAGACTCGTCAATGAAATTATTAATGTCTTGGATATTTTCGGTCGTCGTACCTGGTTTAATCTCTCGGCAATGGTAAGAGAACAAGTAGGATTAGCCGTTCAAGAAACCCCTCAAGACTTGCGAGAAAATGCTCAAACGGCAGAACATTTACAAAACATCCTGAAAATCCTCCAAGATACCCCAGGATTTGACCCCATGCGCTTAGTTCCTGTGGCTGCTAAATTGATAGTCAAGCCGGAAACTCAACACATGGGACAGAAAATTGCTGAAGGGTTAATGCAGAAATTAGTGGCTCGTTTGATTCGTAATTTATTATTAGAATTAGATCAACCGAAAGGGAAAGACCTTCCTGTTAAAAACACTCAGAAAGCTTTACCAGTATCACTTTAA
- a CDS encoding ABC transporter ATP-binding protein: MTTSSSIILNAKELYKSFGGLKAVNNAHIQVKKGSITGLIGPNGAGKTTLFNLLSSFIRPDQGEVIFDGEPIHQLSPHQIALQGCVRTFQVARVLSRLTVLENMLLATQKQTGEDLIKVWLQQAQIKKEEQENREKALSILESVGLIDKCYDYGGALSGGQRKLLEMARTLMTRPKLILLDEPAAGVNPTLIGQICEHITNWNRQGISFLIIEHNMDVIMSLCDHIWVLAEGTNLADGTPQEIQHNAIVLEAYLGD; this comes from the coding sequence ATGACCACTTCCTCGTCCATAATCCTAAATGCAAAAGAATTATACAAAAGTTTTGGTGGATTGAAGGCTGTTAATAATGCTCATATCCAAGTGAAAAAGGGAAGTATTACGGGGTTAATTGGCCCCAATGGTGCTGGAAAAACCACTTTATTCAATTTATTATCGAGTTTTATTCGTCCCGATCAAGGGGAAGTGATTTTTGATGGAGAACCCATTCACCAGCTATCTCCTCACCAAATTGCCTTACAAGGATGTGTGCGGACATTTCAAGTAGCGCGAGTTTTGTCTCGTTTGACGGTGTTAGAAAATATGCTTTTGGCCACCCAAAAACAGACAGGAGAAGATCTGATTAAAGTGTGGCTACAACAGGCACAGATCAAAAAAGAAGAACAAGAAAACCGAGAAAAAGCCCTTTCTATCTTAGAATCCGTTGGACTGATTGACAAATGTTATGACTATGGGGGGGCTTTATCAGGGGGACAGCGCAAATTACTAGAAATGGCCAGAACCTTGATGACTCGTCCTAAATTAATTTTACTCGATGAACCGGCCGCAGGGGTTAATCCGACGCTGATTGGTCAAATTTGCGAACATATTACAAATTGGAATCGCCAGGGAATTTCTTTTTTAATTATTGAGCATAATATGGATGTAATCATGTCCTTGTGTGATCATATATGGGTTTTAGCAGAAGGCACAAATTTAGCCGATGGGACACCCCAAGAAATTCAACACAATGCTATCGTTCTAGAAGCCTATTTAGGAGATTGA
- a CDS encoding DUF4168 domain-containing protein: MLKQLLFKGCLGVFCSVVCLGSLPAYSQPGEVIAQASQQTLASKNVSKDELKQFAQAVIKLQAVDEATQQKMVEAVQAEGLSPEQFMEIGKKQRDTNAQGSGEITPEDKQKFEKALAVVKKINEEDREKKREAVEASGLDISRFNEIGKTVEGNPELQKQVVELLQR; the protein is encoded by the coding sequence ATGCTTAAGCAATTGCTTTTTAAAGGATGTCTCGGTGTTTTCTGTTCAGTTGTTTGTCTTGGCAGCCTTCCCGCCTATAGTCAACCTGGGGAGGTGATCGCTCAAGCTTCTCAACAAACCCTAGCATCCAAGAATGTCAGTAAAGACGAATTAAAACAGTTTGCTCAAGCAGTGATCAAGTTACAAGCCGTTGATGAAGCCACTCAACAAAAAATGGTTGAAGCCGTGCAAGCTGAAGGGTTATCACCGGAACAGTTTATGGAAATTGGCAAAAAACAGCGGGATACCAATGCCCAAGGCAGCGGTGAGATCACCCCTGAAGACAAGCAAAAGTTTGAAAAAGCCTTAGCCGTTGTCAAAAAGATCAATGAGGAAGATCGGGAGAAAAAACGGGAAGCAGTAGAGGCAAGTGGTTTAGATATTTCACGATTTAATGAAATTGGTAAAACAGTAGAAGGTAATCCTGAACTACAAAAACAAGTTGTTGAATTGTTGCAACGTTAG
- a CDS encoding CHAT domain-containing protein: protein MTLGLNPCLTVAIAPLTTAGSESFALWVTNAPLPSGYVHHDSLWSETLTRKWLAWQEMFAPQGEPHLPVTHAQLTSDLPPLTFTLASPTESYGGRLMQELGLSLWQWLFDASIHSSFAQSRGLALGSHRPLRLRLDIQAPELIPLPWEIMQSAAGKQAISLDPQILFSRTTNNVDPLVFYQAKEILNILLVLGNQAHPSPIPLNEITNQADSQGRSVQEVEGLTHEDLKLETEADLLAQMIEHSSFAPQGSWQPPVTVPVRVHPLVQPTPGQLIEALDSGDYNVLFYAGHGMPAPNGGLLFLSSQATMNGTELAQVLIRNQITLAVFNACWGAQPDHQGSKTIERSSLAEVLIHHGVPAVLAMRDSIADQEALSFIQAFTKALTQRQPIDEAVRFARQQLLTLYKFNQPAWTLPILYMHPQFNGELISPLDDITQLPLITTKPPAAYLRFVEEAETRWQIYGGLMRVGRRPENDLVIQEKWVSQRHAEIICREVPADPEQSYTYFLRDFSRFGTLILRDDHWQRVHYEEVPLPSGTQLKFGSPYGQTVEFIVEEIGEN from the coding sequence ATGACCCTAGGCTTAAACCCTTGCCTAACTGTAGCGATCGCCCCTTTGACAACGGCGGGTTCAGAAAGTTTTGCCCTTTGGGTAACCAATGCCCCTTTGCCGAGTGGATACGTTCATCATGATTCCTTATGGTCAGAAACCTTAACCCGCAAGTGGTTAGCTTGGCAAGAAATGTTTGCCCCCCAAGGAGAACCCCACCTTCCCGTTACTCATGCTCAACTGACCAGTGATCTGCCTCCTTTGACCTTTACCCTAGCAAGTCCCACCGAAAGCTATGGTGGACGACTCATGCAAGAATTAGGTCTGAGTTTGTGGCAATGGTTGTTTGATGCTTCCATTCATTCCAGTTTTGCCCAAAGTCGCGGCCTGGCATTAGGCAGTCATCGTCCCTTAAGATTACGGTTGGACATTCAAGCGCCTGAATTAATTCCCCTGCCTTGGGAAATTATGCAATCAGCCGCGGGTAAACAAGCAATTTCCCTCGATCCTCAAATTCTTTTTAGTCGTACCACTAACAATGTAGACCCCTTAGTTTTTTATCAGGCGAAAGAAATCTTAAACATCTTGCTGGTCTTGGGAAATCAAGCTCATCCCTCCCCAATCCCTCTCAATGAAATTACAAATCAAGCTGACAGTCAAGGCCGTTCAGTTCAAGAAGTTGAGGGTTTAACTCATGAGGACTTAAAACTGGAAACCGAGGCTGACTTGTTGGCCCAAATGATTGAACATAGTTCCTTTGCCCCCCAAGGAAGTTGGCAGCCGCCTGTTACCGTTCCTGTGCGAGTCCATCCCCTGGTGCAACCAACCCCTGGCCAATTAATTGAAGCCCTTGATAGTGGAGATTATAATGTCCTTTTTTATGCCGGCCATGGAATGCCAGCCCCCAATGGTGGATTACTATTTTTAAGTTCTCAGGCAACGATGAATGGGACAGAATTAGCACAAGTGCTGATTCGTAATCAAATTACCCTAGCGGTGTTTAACGCCTGTTGGGGGGCCCAACCTGATCATCAAGGCTCAAAAACCATTGAACGCAGTAGCCTGGCAGAAGTCTTAATTCATCATGGAGTTCCGGCTGTCTTAGCTATGCGAGATTCCATCGCCGATCAAGAAGCCTTAAGCTTTATTCAAGCCTTCACAAAAGCCTTAACTCAACGTCAACCAATTGATGAGGCGGTGAGATTTGCAAGACAACAATTATTGACCCTTTATAAATTTAATCAACCCGCTTGGACCTTGCCTATTCTCTATATGCACCCTCAATTCAATGGGGAATTAATTTCCCCCTTGGATGATATTACCCAATTACCCTTAATCACGACTAAACCCCCGGCTGCTTATCTTCGGTTTGTCGAAGAAGCAGAAACTCGCTGGCAAATTTACGGCGGGTTAATGAGGGTGGGCCGTCGTCCTGAAAATGATCTCGTCATCCAAGAAAAATGGGTCAGTCAACGTCATGCTGAGATTATTTGCCGAGAAGTTCCTGCCGATCCTGAACAGAGCTATACTTACTTTCTACGGGATTTTTCCCGCTTTGGAACCTTGATTTTGAGGGATGACCATTGGCAAAGAGTCCACTATGAGGAAGTGCCATTACCATCGGGGACTCAGTTAAAATTTGGTAGCCCCTATGGTCAAACGGTTGAATTTATCGTTGAAGAAATAGGGGAAAACTAA
- a CDS encoding chromosome partitioning protein ParB, which yields MDFFLVDVDTINCTIPYSEIKDNEMIVNRLANIILESGGIVNPLFVKKLGFDSYELVYGDVEYYAAVKASQIDPRKGEMIAAFIIKDEQKDAIKRQIDVLRKTLSNIEQLGDNQPSINQVICTASDNYSKLNSVEKDIKQIHEQLDYFMEINTPKGIKKLLTKQLETIISETENKTKQEAIQHLRKAQHELQQYQKNIENEILELSKFNLIDVTYDELAQIMKQVGSSVNQINASWKAIEYWRKPDKELSWDNLKKSTINKSKDKIYGFAQAAYAKLRKVAYL from the coding sequence ATGGATTTTTTCTTAGTAGATGTTGATACCATTAATTGTACCATTCCTTATTCTGAAATTAAGGATAATGAGATGATTGTAAATAGATTGGCTAATATCATCTTAGAATCTGGAGGTATTGTCAATCCTTTATTTGTCAAAAAACTAGGTTTTGATTCCTATGAATTAGTCTATGGTGATGTAGAATATTATGCGGCAGTAAAGGCGAGTCAGATAGATCCCAGAAAAGGAGAAATGATTGCTGCATTTATCATTAAAGATGAACAAAAAGATGCAATTAAAAGACAGATTGATGTTTTGAGAAAAACTTTATCAAACATAGAACAATTAGGAGATAATCAACCATCAATCAATCAAGTAATCTGCACAGCAAGCGATAACTATAGTAAGTTAAACTCAGTGGAGAAAGACATTAAACAGATCCATGAGCAACTAGACTATTTCATGGAAATTAATACACCAAAGGGCATTAAAAAGCTACTCACAAAACAACTTGAAACTATTATCTCCGAGACTGAAAATAAAACTAAACAAGAGGCAATACAACACCTGAGAAAAGCTCAACATGAACTGCAACAATATCAAAAGAATATTGAAAACGAAATTCTAGAATTAAGTAAATTCAATTTGATTGATGTAACTTATGATGAATTAGCCCAAATCATGAAACAAGTAGGAAGTAGTGTAAATCAAATAAATGCTAGTTGGAAAGCCATTGAATATTGGAGAAAACCTGACAAAGAATTATCTTGGGATAATCTTAAAAAGTCCACAATAAATAAGTCTAAAGATAAAATATATGGTTTTGCTCAAGCTGCTTATGCCAAACTAAGAAAAGTGGCTTATTTGTAA
- a CDS encoding AAA family ATPase, whose amino-acid sequence MKFYPKSCRNEREVESKLIVQYLLPQLGYSPDNWHQEVCFGNIRLDFLTVANKKIKNFSLCVVIEAKHPQENLDHHVRRLGHYLTKIKSLYGVLTNGKDFRIYQRQEDKIKLVFCCSGETIESNIVKINALIGKESLQSKFIPPKSLTTQEFSQNSVNLPQVSQSPITESKKTSMKVIAIYHHKGGVGKTTVATNLAAAFSNQGKRVLLIDIDAQANTTFATGLIKFQFDDDDDLKDKNVFHLLESKVNTISDIVRKSQGFNQKEIDVIPSHIMLIDKQNELARYASSRSRLVKKLELVTEEYDLVIIDTPPSLDLYAESALTASDYIIIPSDLKPFSNQGLRSVKNFLETQINDNRETLGKPSVKIMGVLPSKISTHHQYLKYTFPKQRELIATRYNFPIMENMISERTALSHCINETILLGELEIPAPKSIFYYANNVSSANTSAAEFESLAIEVLEKIGA is encoded by the coding sequence TTGAAATTTTATCCTAAATCCTGTCGTAATGAAAGGGAAGTTGAGAGTAAGCTAATTGTTCAATATTTATTGCCGCAATTAGGTTATTCTCCTGATAATTGGCATCAAGAGGTTTGTTTTGGGAATATTCGTTTAGATTTTTTGACAGTGGCAAATAAAAAAATCAAGAATTTTTCTTTATGTGTCGTCATTGAAGCAAAACATCCCCAAGAAAATTTAGATCATCATGTCCGTCGTCTCGGACATTATTTAACTAAAATCAAGAGTTTATATGGCGTTTTAACCAATGGTAAAGATTTCAGGATTTATCAAAGACAAGAAGACAAAATAAAATTAGTTTTTTGTTGTTCTGGAGAAACTATTGAATCAAATATTGTCAAAATTAATGCTTTAATTGGAAAGGAGAGTTTACAGTCTAAATTCATTCCTCCTAAATCTCTAACTACTCAAGAGTTTAGTCAAAATTCAGTTAACCTTCCTCAAGTTTCTCAATCACCTATTACGGAGTCAAAAAAAACATCAATGAAAGTTATTGCTATTTATCATCATAAAGGTGGCGTTGGAAAAACCACAGTTGCTACTAATTTAGCTGCCGCTTTCAGTAATCAAGGAAAACGAGTTTTATTGATTGATATTGATGCTCAAGCTAATACTACTTTTGCAACTGGGTTAATTAAATTTCAGTTTGATGATGATGATGATCTAAAGGATAAAAATGTTTTTCATTTACTAGAAAGTAAGGTTAATACAATTTCTGATATTGTGAGAAAATCTCAAGGATTTAATCAAAAAGAGATTGATGTTATACCGTCTCATATAATGTTAATTGACAAACAAAACGAATTAGCAAGATATGCATCAAGTCGTTCTAGATTAGTGAAAAAATTAGAATTGGTTACAGAAGAATATGATTTGGTTATCATTGATACTCCTCCTTCTTTAGATTTATATGCAGAATCAGCATTAACCGCTTCTGATTATATTATTATTCCTTCTGATTTAAAACCATTTTCTAATCAAGGACTAAGAAGTGTTAAAAACTTTTTGGAGACACAAATTAATGATAATAGAGAAACTTTAGGCAAACCTTCTGTCAAAATCATGGGGGTTCTTCCTTCTAAAATTTCTACTCATCATCAATATCTTAAATATACTTTTCCTAAGCAGCGAGAATTGATTGCGACAAGATATAATTTTCCGATTATGGAAAATATGATTTCTGAAAGAACTGCTTTATCTCATTGCATTAATGAAACTATACTATTAGGAGAATTGGAAATTCCTGCTCCTAAATCTATTTTTTACTACGCAAATAATGTGTCTTCTGCTAACACATCTGCTGCTGAATTTGAATCATTAGCTATTGAAGTTTTGGAAAAAATAGGAGCTTAA